The genomic window GCGTGATATGCTGCTCTATAAACACTCTAGACGCAAATGCTTACACATGTATGGAATGAGTTGCTTTCACATGTATACACAACCGTATGAATGCACACATATAAACCATACTTCTACGAGCACCTTTCAAAGATTGACCTGACAAgttttgagattgacgaagtcaccttAAAATACCCCGTTGTCGACCGACATTTTCTCTCACCACCAAAAGAATAAAGCCATTAAACCttaaaaataaatctagaaaacGTGAGCATCCATGTCATATGGTAGATAAAAAACGATATGATTTCTAATGGGACAAAAATTCATTATTTTTTTTCAGGTTATCTACAAAGCTACAACCTGGATTTGTATGTGGTCATTACTCACTCATGTGGACTACATGAAGCTTATGGTTATTGGGTGCAACCGCTGGGAGGCGATAGCACGGGCTATCTTCAGCCGATTTGGATGGTGAGCTAATAATAGGCTAGCTGTGTAGGCATCGTAGCCTGTTCTTTATCGTCGGATGTGACGCTTTCTTGCCAGATGTGAAGCTTTAcgcatttattttctttttttctcagATTTTGAGTTTTCTTGGATTTTAAGACTCCGTTACATTTTTTAATAATATCGCCGCATGCATCGATCGATGCAGAGCCCGGAGGTTTTCCTCCTTTAGTTTGGTCAGGCTCCGGTCTAGAGAACCTGGTACATTTGTGTCGTCAAGACCCGCCCGCCCGACCCAAGCCGATTGCGCAGGCAGCCACCCACCCCACCAGTCCACCACATGGCCGCCCGGGGCGctctcctcgccgccggcgccgcggcactggccgccgtcgccgccgtgttCCTCCTCCCCGACCCCGCTTCCCGCCTCCCATGTACGCGCCCCCCTCCTCCCTGCCACCGACCGTATCGAACGCCGCGAGGGGAAGCTCAGCTCATGCTCAGCTCgtctcctctcctcctctcgcaGGGCCGCCGCGGGGACGCTTCGCCGACATGATTCTGGCCAACGCCACCATCTACACCGCCGACCCCGCCCGCCccttcgccgccgccatggccgtccGCGCCGGCCGCGTCCTCCGCGTCGGCACCTACGACTCCCTCAAGGTTGCGCCTTCCGACCTGCTTGCCCCCTCTCCCCGCAGAGATTATCTGcaatctgttttttttcttttccgaaACTGCTTTGCGGCGTCACTGTAACTGCAACTGCAACTGCAAGCACACATATTGTCTGTCTCCTGCGGTTCGCTCAAAATTGACTGTATAGGCTGTAAAGTGCAGGAATTCAAGGGCCGCCACACGTATGAGTTGAATCTCAGTGGCAATGTGGTGCTCCCAGGATTCATCGACTCCCATGTGCACCTAATCGACGGCGGCCTGCAGGTATCGCCGCCTATCTGAACCCCCTCGCAATCCATAATAACATGGACAGATCGTGAAGTTACAGACTTACAGTTGTGTAGATTTAACTTCACAGTGTGCTCCTTTCTCAACATTGCTGCAGCTGGCGAGGGTGCCGCTTCGAGGGGTTAGGAGCAAAGACGAGTTCATCAGCAGGGTGCAGGGAGCCGTCAGAGGTTTCGATGAACTACGCTGCTCCTTCTCTGAGACCAACCACCAAATCTCTCTGCAATGCTACTAGTATCTCTGAGACTTGTTTTCTGAACAGATAAACATCCTGGCGGGTGGGTGCGCGGAGGAGGGTGGAACAATGATTTCTGGGGCGGTGAATTCCCCACTGCTGCTTGGTTAGACGATATATCTCCTGATAATCCAGTGTGTTTTCAGTTCAATCTCGCGAGTTCGACATCTTTTGAGAAGCCATTACATAGGGACTGCTACTGAATTATTTCATTTTGCAGGTTTGGCTCTCACGCATGGATGGTCACATGGGACTAGCCAATTCACTAGCTATGAAGATTGCTGGGATTGACAAAAACACAAATGACCCAGTTGGTGGAACTATTGTAAGAACAACGGAAAGAGGTAACCTTTTTATTGAACTTGAGTAATTAACACTGACCTTTTATCTTTGTGGGCCAGGAATTATTTTTGTTAGTTTATACCTTGAACCAATATAAATCTTTTTCAAACACAATAAGATTTTCAATTCAAACATAAATATGGACTCACCAACAAAAAAAAACTCAGAAGCAAACCGTCAACTGTTATGATCAAGAAAGTTCATGATGAATTATCATGGTTATGTGtgtctttttctgaaatttttgtaTATATTTTCACATAATTCTCAAGGAGTCATAGTTCCCACATTAAGATATCGGTGATATAATATGTTTTAACTATCTAATGTGCACTATTATTTTAATTGGTCATGTACTTTCAAGTGCAAACATTGTTGTAAACAGTAAGGTAAGGATAAAAATTTACCTGACCTGCATTATTATTTGCAGAGCCCACTGGTCTTCTGGTTGATGCTGCTATGAAGCTTGTATTTGATGTGGTTCGAGAAGACTCTGTTAATGAAAGGCGAGAGGCTCTCCTTAGAGCAAGTAGACACGCTCTAATGAGAGGGGTGACTACTGTTGTTGATGTTGGAAGTTATTTCCCTGGAACCTCAGAAGAGCAAACTTGGCAAGATTTTTCAGGTATCTTGTGCCACTTTTGCTTGTAAGATTGGTGTTATGAAAACAGCAAACTCAGATACAAAGTATCTTACAAAAATCTACAGTTAACAACCGAACATATCAGCAGTTCCATATATATGACTGCATTATACTTTGCGGAATTTATTGGTAGGGATGCGTCCATTGTTGATGTCTTTTTTTTTTAAACAACGGAATGCAACTTCTCCATAAACATTGAGGTTTGTACCCCCAATGATAAAATGTTGTTAATTCTGTTAGACATAAAGCTATATAGAAGTAAAAGAACCATACTGCTATATATATTGTCAATAATCAAGCATTACTCTGCCAATTCAAGTAAAAGAACCATACTGCTCATGTTACGATCAAATCTTATATAGAGCTGGACGTTTCTTCCGTTGTTTGGATGACCCCTAATGAATTTCAATGTGATTCACTCGTACCTTTCTTTTAAGGACCAAGGATCTACTTTTGTAGTTTTTCATCTATAACCCTTTTTTTTGGACTGGAACCTTATTTGTTCTGAAGAATTGTGCTCACATCACAACAGATGTGTATGAATGGGCTCATTCTATGGGAAAGATGATGATCAGAGTCTGCTTATTCTTCCCAATGCCGACATGGCCTCGTGTTTCTGTAAGTTATGTTTCATGAAATATACCAAGCTCTTCTGTTCTAAGTGCTTAATAGTATGCGAATACTATTAACACTTATCTGCGTATTATCTCTTCTAGGATCTTATTCATGAAAGAGGTCGATCTTTAAGTGGGTGGATTCATCTAGGTGGTGTGAAAGCTTTTCTTGATGGTTCTTTGGGTTCCTCAAGTGCATGGTTCTATGAGGTAAGTAGTCTTGAGTATGATCTGAGTACCTATCAGACATGTTAGTGTTAGTGCATTTATATTGATGGTGTAGAATTTATGTCCATAGCAATGCTGTCTTTTTGTGGCTAAAGCTTCACAAATACTCTGTTTTATGCTCATGCATGGAATGTGATACATCATGGTACTAGTTTGTATTGATCTGGTTATGTATAAAGGAAACCAATATGATTAGCCCGATCAGTCTCTGTTTCTGCAAGAAACTGTAAATTGAGAAAGGTTGTGTCAGCAAGTGCATTCAAAATTACATCTTAGTACACTGATATTTCATATCTACACCATACTTTTTATGGAATAGATGCACATCATATTGTTATCTAGAGGGTTGATATTTACCACTAAATCTTCTTTGCATTTTGAATTTCTGGATGTAAATTTGTGGTGGTCCTTTAGCAAATAAGGTTTGGATTTTTGTTAGTGTTGTTTTAAAAAGGTATCTGGTTTTGGTACTTATTCATTTGGTGGTGGAAACTTTAAAGGTGTACACTTATTAATCATTTCCTTTTTTCGCTGAACTAAATACTCCGACTTCTTAAGCAATAGCTTGctaatatataaaaaattatcccATTTTTTTATAAAATATGGGTGTTTGGGGGAGCAAATGTCTAATCTAGGCTTTTCTTAATTTTTTCCTTTACTAATTTGTCCAAGGCTGGGCGGGTTACCCCCCTCCCCTGACTTTGCCATAGCTCCGCCCGTGGTTGTGTCAGCCAGGCAGTTGATTCGCCATAAATTCAaataataaacagttatgttctggTTTGTAAATGTTTAATATATATGGTCAGCCTTATGAGGATGCTCCTGGCGATTATGGTCTCCAATTGTTAGATATGGATGTTCTGCTGAATGCAACATTAGAATCAGACAAATCGGGACTTCAGGTACATGTTTTCCATTTGTGCACATGCTTAATCATGCTTACCATCATCTGAGAAAGTAATATTGTTCTTTTTAAGGTTGCCATACATGCAATTGGAGATAAAGCTAACGATATGCTGCTAGATATGTTCGACAAGGTTGTTAGTTTGAATGGAACGAAGGACCGTAGGTTCCGGGTATGTTTTTCTGTAGCATACTGAAGAAGAGATTTTGCCCTCAAATCATTTTTGTAGTAACTAACTAATAAGTTGAATATAATTTGAACTTGCTTCGTGTGAAATCAGATTGAGCATGCTCAGCATCTATCCCCAGGTGCAGCAAAGCGCTTCGGAGAGCATGGCATCATTGCATCTGTGCAGGTCGATCATTCTCTTCCATTGCTATATCTTATATAATGCttgtaatgatggtttttctgaAAGCGATACTTGTTTTTGCCAGCCAGATCATTTGTTGGACGATGCCGACTCTGCTGGAAAGAAGATCGGGGTAGAACGAGCTGAGCGGAGCTCCTATTTATTTCGGTCACTATTGGCCGGTGGCGCACATCTGGCTTTTGGTTCTGATTGGCCTGTATGTATTTCCCCGAATCTCTTGAGTAACTGAAAATCAGTTTACAAGTAATATAGCTATTTTTTGCGGCGAAGTTATGTAGCCAGCCAGTTAACTGTATGTGTCTCTGTCCTCCAGGTTTCAGATATTTACCCCTTGCAAGCGATTAAAACCGCGATGTCCCGCCAACTGCCTGGATGGGAGGCGCCCTGGATCGCCACGGAGCGCTTGCCCCTAGACGACTCCTTGAAAGCGTGAGTCCCTTTGCAGCTATGTTCCATCTAGTCGGATACACGCCGTCTCAGAAATGCCGTAGAATTTCTCGCTGTCATCTGGTCCACTCGTATCTGAATTTGAGATCTGCACACTGCAAACTTCTCAGATCGAGTTTACTATTCTTTGTGAAATAGCACTGAATGACACCCTTTGCTTTGCACATGTAGGTTTATGAAAATAGCACCGAATGTTACCCTTTGCTTTTGCACATGCATGTCATCCTTTGCGTTTGTCTGAACTAAATGTCAACCTCAGAAAATAACAGAGTTCTCTCTGTCGCACGCTGCAGGCACACGATATCTGCCGCCTACGCCTGCTTCCTGGACCATGTTGTGGGCAGCCTCGCCGAAGGGAAGTACGCCGATTTCGTGGTCCTGCCGTCCACCTCGTGGCGCGAGTTCGCCGACGACATCCCGGGGCACGTCCTGGCGACATATGTGAACGGCAAGCAGGCCTATCCGTAGCCCCGTTCGCGCCAAACGGCTCTCTCCAGCAGCCTCCATGGCCAGTCCGGATACAGATAGAAGACGCACATATGTTAATTAGCACCGACCATTGTTGGTTAATTATGGAAGCACTTGTCATAGTACCAATCTTATTTATTGATACTGTTGTGACACGAACGGAAAGCTTATAGACTGGTGGTGTGGTGATGCGCGCCCAATTTTAAATTCCAGCGTTGAACCCTTTCAACTCCGGCTGATTTTGTCTTCATGGCGCGACCGGCCGGTCCACAGCTACCATCGCTTCCCTTTCGGCCTAGTTTGAAATGTTCTTGGTGGTTGATCGGCCGGAGGAACGGTCGACGACTACGACGGACGGACTGTCGCGGCTAAAGCCTGAAACTACCTGGTCGGACGTCGGTGCCCCATGAAACCGCTCCGCTGCTCGGGGTGGACATCGCCTGAAACTATCTTATGCGGCATGGTAAGGAGGAAACCTGATCATGGGCCTACGACCCGGCCCAAAAATCTGGGCCGGGCTGGGTCGGGCTTGCCTCTCATGCTAGGCTCGGGCTTTGTTTTGCGGCTCGAAAGTATATTTGGGGTGATCTTGGGCTTTCATCTTTGCACTTTTTGGGCTGGGCCTACACGTAACAACACTGAGAAACAACATTCGGGCCAGGCTTTCAGGTTTCATGCTGGGCTTTCGAGCTTCAGGCCTATGTTCGGGTTGGGGCCGGACTTGAGAAAATGTGTGTTTTGGGCTTCGGGCTGGGTTCGGGCTTTTTTAAGCCTGGCCCGGCATATGATCAGGTTTAGCAAGGAGTTGGACTAGAGAAGCTCGTCTGAAAGTAACCTTAGCTTCACCACCTAAAGAAATCTCGAACAAATCCTCATCCCCAAAATAAACAGATATtgaaaaaaatggaaaaacaaaaCAACTCCAATAGATCCCTGGAATGTGAAATTTATTGGGGACATGTATATATAATTCAGTCCAACTTCCCCACTATTAAGGATAAAATGACCGTCACATAAACCTTTCCCGATACCTGACGTGGGACGCAACCACATGAATTTTCACTCTCATCTGGATGGCGGCTGGTGAGCTGCGGCCCCGCCGCCCTGGTCACTTCTCCACGCCTTAGCTGCCGACCCCCAGCCGCCCCAGCAGGATCTCCTCGTAGTCCCGTCGCGGCGGCCGCCTCCTGGCCATCTGTCCCGACGCACGTAGGTCAAATGACCATCGTCTCTCAGTTGTCGCCTCCAGGCTTCTCGAGCTTAGCAGACCTCCACCAACCTACCACCTCTTCCTCTCGCTTGCATCACCTCTAGATGTCCACGAGGTGTTAGATGGATTTCCTCACCCATTTTTTATGTCCCAAATAATTGTGATCGAAATTGTAGGTGCTTATTTTGCAGATGAACCTTTTGTCGAGTTGTTTTTCGACGAATCATCATTGGATGAGGATGATGAACTTGATATGGTGATTGCTTTATATGCAGACATGGTGTCAAACAAGAAGCCAAAgcatgaatgttggcatgttggagTTCATCGGAACAACCAAGTCGGTCATGTTAAAGCTTACAAAGGACTATTTTGGAGAGAATGTGGTGTTTGGGCATAAATATTTTAGGAGAAGGTTCTGAATGTCGAAGGATTTGTTCTTACTCATTTTGGAAGCACCGGTTGCATGCACTAAAAGTGGAAGCATTGCCCTACAACATTGCACGGACAATTTAAAGGAAAAGGTTCGCATTTGAATATTCAAATATACATTCATCATGTAGTGGGCTGGTCAAACGGTCCATTTTGTCCAGGAGCAGTTCGGCAACGTCATGCAAAAACAAATAATAGTACTCCTAGTATGCCTCTTTTTACTAAAAAAACTAGTATGCCTTTTTTTAAACAAATGTATGACTAGGGATGAAAACGGAACGGAAATGGGCGGAATTGGATTCTAccacatttgttttcatatttttttgcagatgcggaaacgaatacagaaaccctGAAAATGAATACGAAAACAGATACTACCGAAACAGACACGGGGCGAATACCacctagaaaaagggctatagacgggatgaatactaatggcgcactgtacatgtggtgcgccattactaaatactaatggcgcaccatgtgttgatgcgccattagtatgcaaatactaatggcgcaccacatcccacggtgcgtcattagtaaatttttattttttatttttttttcaaaactactaatggcgcaccgttggagtagtgcaccattactagttgaactagtaatggcgcaccatcccacggtgcgccattagtaatttggcccaaacattcccccgaatgcacccccgaccgccttttcagtttcaaaaaaataaaagaaaatgatagaagtgtcaaaaaaataaaaaaaaataagatTCTCatatgatatgtggtctagttgttagcaaaatttacaaacatgaattttcgacttttttgcaaaatctctcgagaatttgtaaaaatgggcataacttttgcatacgaactcggatgaaaaagttttttatatgaaaaatcatctactcgaaaagttacatccgaatttagcagggggaaccccgttaaacatttttaaaatcctcaaaaacctaacagaaaaaaaagatacggggcttttaagatctggggaggcaaaaaaattcaaaaaaaaaatcaaacttactaatggcgcacctgcccatggtgcgccattactatcttcccgccttcaaaattcaaaataaataaataaattaaaaaaaattactaatggcgcacctgcccatggtgcgccattagtatcttcacgccttcaaaattcaaaataagtaaaaaaaatatagtaatgacgcacctgcccacggtgcgccattactatactGTATATATGGCTaggcgtgtcctctcctccttacctcttcattcttttcctccactccacctctcctccactcctccactctatcttcccttctctcctccaccatactaccctcctcctctccggcgacctcctccttctcctctctggcgacctcctcctccctcctctcctctcctcccctcccctcccctcacggtttctcctccctcctctccggtgagctcctcctccctcctctccggtgagctcctcctccctcctctccggtgagctcctcctccctcctctccggtgatcccctcatggtttctccttccccctctccgatgctccggtgaactcctcttcggcgatgtcctcctcctctccggcaacgtaggcgagcgcctctgcggtcacctcctcctcctcctctccggcgaactcctctccgacaAAAGAACGTACAATATCCAAAaacgggaacaaaatttgaaataatatcatgcaaaaaaacgagcaaaaaaaagagcaaaaaatgggcaaaaaaatcgcgatccagatccaaattcaaaattcaaaaatagcaatggcacacggtgggggttagacagtgcgccactactattttcccgccttcaaaattcaaaaatactaatggcgcaccgtgacctatactaatggcgcaccagtggcctatactaatggcgcaccgtggcctatactaatggcgcaccagtggcctatactaatggcgcaccagtggtgcgccattagtataccagatactactggcgcaccactggtgcgccattagtaaaaaa from Triticum aestivum cultivar Chinese Spring chromosome 3B, IWGSC CS RefSeq v2.1, whole genome shotgun sequence includes these protein-coding regions:
- the LOC123072530 gene encoding protein LONG AFTER FAR-RED 3 translates to MAARGALLAAGAAALAAVAAVFLLPDPASRLPWPPRGRFADMILANATIYTADPARPFAAAMAVRAGRVLRVGTYDSLKEFKGRHTYELNLSGNVVLPGFIDSHVHLIDGGLQLARVPLRGVRSKDEFISRVQGAVRDKHPGGWVRGGGWNNDFWGGEFPTAAWLDDISPDNPVWLSRMDGHMGLANSLAMKIAGIDKNTNDPVGGTIVRTTEREPTGLLVDAAMKLVFDVVREDSVNERREALLRASRHALMRGVTTVVDVGSYFPGTSEEQTWQDFSDVYEWAHSMGKMMIRVCLFFPMPTWPRVSDLIHERGRSLSGWIHLGGVKAFLDGSLGSSSAWFYEPYEDAPGDYGLQLLDMDVLLNATLESDKSGLQVAIHAIGDKANDMLLDMFDKVVSLNGTKDRRFRIEHAQHLSPGAAKRFGEHGIIASVQPDHLLDDADSAGKKIGVERAERSSYLFRSLLAGGAHLAFGSDWPVSDIYPLQAIKTAMSRQLPGWEAPWIATERLPLDDSLKAHTISAAYACFLDHVVGSLAEGKYADFVVLPSTSWREFADDIPGHVLATYVNGKQAYP